Proteins from a genomic interval of Corythoichthys intestinalis isolate RoL2023-P3 chromosome 3, ASM3026506v1, whole genome shotgun sequence:
- the pcna gene encoding proliferating cell nuclear antigen, with protein sequence MFEARLVQGSILKKVLDALKDLITEACWDVSSSGIALQSMDSSHVSLVQLTLRSDGFDSYRCDRNLAMGVNLGSMSKILKCAGNEDIITLRAADNADTLTLVFETINQEKVSDYEMKLMDLDVEQLGIPEQEYSCVVKMPSGEFARICRDLSQIGDALMISCAKDGVKFSASGELGTGNIKLSQTSNVDKEDEAVTIEMNEPVQLIFALNYLNFFTKASPLSKTVTLSMSADIPLVVEYKIADMGHIKYYLAPKIDEESS encoded by the exons ATGTTTGAGGCTCGCCTGGTGCAGGGATCCATCTTAAAGAAGGTGCTTGATGCACTGAAGGATCTGATCACGGAGGCGTGCTGGGACGTCAGTTCGTCCGGCATCGCGCTGCAGAGCATGGACTCCTCTCacgtctccctggtgcagctcaCCCTCCGCAGTGACGGCTTCGATTCCTACCGCTGCGACAGAAACCTCGCCATGGGTGTCAACTTGGGAAG TATGTCAAAGATATTGAAGTGTGCCGGAAACGAAGACATCATCACCCTCCGAGCCGCCGACAACGCAGACACGCTGACGCTTGTGTTCGAGACCATCA ACCAAGAGAAAGTGTCAGATTACGAAATGAAGTTGATGGACCTGGATGTGGAGCAGCTTGGAATTCCA GAGCAGGAGTACAGCTGCGTGGTAAAGATGCCGTCCGGGGAGTTCGCCCGCATTTGCCGTGACCTTTCGCAGATTGGTGACGCTCTCATGATCTCCTGCGCCAAGGACGGCGTCAAGTTCTCTGCCAGTGGAGAGCTGGGCACGGGAAACATCAAGCTGTCCCAGACCAGCAACGTGGACAAGGAGGACGAGGCG GTGACCATTGAGATGAACGAGCCAGTTCAGCTGATTTTCGCCCTCAATTACTTGAACTTCTTCACTAAAGCGTCCCCACTGTCGAAGACTGTCACCCTCAGCATGTCTGCTGACATTCCTCTAG TGGTGGAGTACAAGATTGCCGATATGGGCCACATCAAATACTACCTGGCGCCCAAGATTGATGAGGAGAGTTCCTAA